Proteins from one Ardenticatena maritima genomic window:
- the gcvH gene encoding glycine cleavage system protein GcvH: MSNIPNDRLYTEEHEWAKQEGDLVVIGITDYAQHELGDVVYVELPDVGETIEKGRPFGVVESVKAASDLYAPVSGEVVEINTALDASPELVNRDPYGEGWMIKVRPSNWDEESATLMDADAYAAHIGA; encoded by the coding sequence ATGAGCAACATCCCGAATGATCGTCTCTACACCGAAGAACACGAATGGGCGAAACAAGAAGGCGACCTTGTTGTGATTGGCATTACCGACTACGCCCAGCATGAATTGGGCGACGTGGTCTATGTCGAATTGCCCGACGTGGGCGAAACCATTGAAAAGGGGCGACCTTTTGGCGTTGTGGAAAGCGTCAAAGCCGCAAGCGACCTCTATGCTCCCGTCAGCGGCGAAGTCGTCGAAATCAACACAGCGCTTGACGCCAGCCCTGAACTGGTCAACCGGGACCCCTACGGCGAGGGCTGGATGATCAAGGTGCGCCCATCGAACTGGGACGAAGAAAGCGCCACCCTCATGGACGCCGACGCATACGCAGCGCATATCGGCGCGTAA
- the gcvT gene encoding glycine cleavage system aminomethyltransferase GcvT — protein sequence MSNETLRRTPLYETHLAMGARMVPFGGWEMPVQYTSIIDEHLAVRRAAGLFDVSHMGEFEFKGPNARRAVQYLTANDVEKLTPGKAQYSMFLNESGGTVDDIIVYEIADDHYLIVVNAANIEKDWNHVNRILADFDGVEARNRSDEFALLAFQGPKAAEILQRLTDTDLTSVKFYHHIRTTVAGHVVMLARTGYTGEDGFELFVAPDEAADLWNALLDAGRDEGVLPAGLGARDTLRLEASLPLYGHELDEETSPLEAGLGRFVAKEGDYVGAEATRRLRETGLRKKLVMLEMRGRGIPRQGYPVQVDGETVGVVTSGSYAPFLEKNIAMAFVRPDLAEIGRQVDVLIRNRPVAAEIVKRPFYKRQ from the coding sequence ATGAGCAACGAAACCCTACGCCGCACACCGCTGTACGAGACCCACCTCGCCATGGGCGCACGCATGGTGCCGTTTGGCGGTTGGGAAATGCCGGTGCAATACACCAGCATTATTGACGAGCACCTGGCTGTTCGTCGTGCAGCCGGTCTTTTCGACGTTAGCCACATGGGCGAATTTGAATTCAAAGGCCCCAATGCACGCCGCGCTGTGCAATACCTCACAGCCAACGATGTTGAAAAACTGACCCCCGGAAAAGCGCAGTACTCCATGTTCCTGAACGAATCAGGCGGCACGGTGGATGACATCATCGTGTATGAGATTGCCGACGACCACTACCTCATCGTGGTCAACGCCGCCAACATTGAAAAAGACTGGAATCACGTCAACCGCATTCTTGCCGATTTTGACGGCGTTGAAGCCCGCAATCGGAGTGATGAGTTTGCCTTGTTGGCGTTCCAGGGACCCAAAGCGGCTGAAATCTTGCAACGCCTCACCGACACCGACCTCACGAGCGTGAAATTCTACCATCATATACGTACCACCGTCGCCGGACATGTCGTCATGTTGGCGCGGACGGGCTACACCGGCGAAGACGGCTTTGAACTCTTTGTCGCGCCGGATGAAGCCGCCGACCTCTGGAACGCCTTGCTGGACGCCGGGCGCGATGAAGGCGTGCTCCCCGCCGGCTTGGGTGCGCGTGATACCCTGCGCCTCGAAGCCTCGTTGCCGCTCTACGGGCACGAACTTGACGAAGAAACCTCGCCCCTCGAAGCCGGTTTGGGGCGCTTTGTCGCCAAAGAAGGCGACTACGTCGGCGCGGAAGCCACCCGCCGCTTGCGCGAAACCGGCTTGCGCAAGAAACTCGTCATGCTCGAAATGCGCGGGCGCGGCATTCCTCGCCAGGGCTACCCCGTCCAGGTTGACGGCGAAACCGTGGGCGTCGTGACGAGCGGTTCCTATGCGCCCTTCCTCGAAAAAAATATCGCCATGGCGTTTGTGCGACCCGACCTTGCCGAGATTGGGCGGCAAGTGGATGTACTCATCCGCAATCGCCCGGTGGCGGCTGAAATCGTGAAACGCCCGTTTTACAAGCGCCAATAA
- a CDS encoding VanW family protein: MAQNVGTFSFPHTHTHTDRTPGPWWGFALFAALTPVLVTLVIVLAIQVAYAGRLFPGVSVNGVPVGGLSRAEAARLIEESLRLPPNEQVEIRAGEHVWRVPVGQLGVRPDVETVLARAYAVGRSDTFWKRPLVWWRISQEGVDIPPAYTVDEHAIAAILTNAANAIARPPQDARVEVVGLDVVEYPAVMGRSLDWEASEARLRAALSGGQRAPIELVVQEEPPLIPSAAETAAFVRRLLAEPLHVQASLPYWAPTADGVVQRTRTLSLTIDQARLAQMIRIEPEQLEDGARRWRVRLDVSSLRPEVEALAARLNQPAREARFDYDPQTGVLTPLVVSQDGVTLDVDAALAAIEDAVLAGRTQVELPLTITPPPVSTADAAKFNITGVAAKGYSTFTGSPAGRKQNVAVAAARFNGVVIPPHSEFSFNKYLGWVVDATGYEESYIILGNRTEVGIGGGVCQVSTTLFRAAFWGGFQITERYAHGYRVSYYEPPIGMDATVYSPYVDFKFVNDTDNYYLIESEVNQRTEEITFYLYGPDTGRTVQMIGPTILETTPAPEPIYTEDPSLPAGVTKQVDWAHDGAKVKVERIVTDESGQTLYHDVFWSNYRPWAARYLVGTAPAAESAPVSEDGGGER, from the coding sequence ATGGCCCAAAACGTCGGCACTTTTTCTTTCCCACACACGCACACGCATACCGACCGCACCCCTGGCCCATGGTGGGGGTTTGCCCTGTTTGCCGCTCTCACCCCCGTTCTCGTCACTCTGGTGATTGTGCTCGCCATTCAGGTGGCGTATGCGGGGCGTCTGTTTCCCGGTGTGAGCGTTAACGGTGTGCCCGTTGGCGGGCTTTCCAGGGCGGAGGCGGCGCGGCTCATTGAAGAAAGTTTGCGCCTGCCGCCCAACGAGCAGGTCGAAATCCGCGCCGGCGAACATGTCTGGCGTGTGCCGGTGGGGCAATTGGGGGTGCGCCCCGATGTTGAAACAGTGCTGGCGCGAGCGTATGCGGTGGGGCGTTCTGACACGTTTTGGAAACGCCCGCTTGTCTGGTGGCGAATCAGCCAGGAAGGCGTGGATATTCCGCCGGCGTACACGGTGGATGAACACGCTATTGCGGCGATTCTGACCAATGCGGCCAACGCCATCGCCCGCCCCCCGCAGGATGCCCGCGTGGAAGTGGTGGGGCTTGACGTCGTCGAATATCCGGCGGTGATGGGGCGCTCGCTGGATTGGGAAGCCAGCGAAGCGCGCTTGCGTGCCGCTTTGAGCGGTGGTCAGCGTGCGCCCATTGAGTTGGTGGTGCAAGAGGAACCGCCGCTCATCCCCTCGGCGGCGGAGACGGCCGCGTTTGTGCGCCGCCTGCTGGCGGAACCGCTGCACGTGCAAGCCAGCCTGCCCTACTGGGCGCCCACGGCGGATGGCGTGGTGCAGCGCACACGCACGCTGAGCCTGACGATTGACCAGGCGCGTCTGGCGCAAATGATTCGCATTGAACCGGAGCAACTGGAAGATGGCGCGCGGCGGTGGCGTGTGCGCCTGGATGTTTCCAGCCTGCGCCCTGAGGTGGAAGCCCTGGCGGCGCGCCTCAACCAGCCTGCCCGTGAAGCCCGCTTCGATTACGATCCGCAAACCGGCGTGCTGACGCCGTTGGTGGTCAGCCAGGACGGGGTGACGTTGGATGTGGATGCGGCGCTTGCGGCGATTGAAGACGCCGTGCTTGCCGGTCGCACGCAGGTTGAACTGCCGCTAACCATCACACCGCCGCCTGTTTCCACCGCCGACGCCGCCAAATTCAACATTACAGGGGTTGCCGCCAAAGGGTACAGCACGTTCACCGGTTCCCCCGCTGGACGCAAGCAAAACGTAGCCGTCGCTGCGGCGCGTTTCAACGGTGTGGTCATTCCCCCGCACAGTGAGTTTAGTTTCAACAAGTATCTGGGCTGGGTGGTTGATGCGACGGGCTACGAGGAAAGTTATATCATTCTGGGCAACCGCACCGAAGTGGGCATTGGCGGCGGCGTCTGCCAGGTCTCAACGACGCTTTTCCGCGCGGCCTTCTGGGGCGGCTTCCAGATTACCGAGCGCTATGCGCATGGGTATCGGGTTTCGTACTACGAGCCCCCCATTGGCATGGATGCAACGGTCTATTCGCCCTATGTGGATTTCAAATTCGTCAACGATACCGATAACTACTACCTCATCGAAAGCGAAGTCAACCAGCGGACCGAAGAAATCACCTTCTACCTGTACGGTCCCGACACAGGGCGCACGGTGCAGATGATTGGACCCACAATTTTGGAAACGACGCCGGCACCCGAACCCATTTACACCGAAGACCCCTCATTGCCCGCCGGCGTGACCAAACAGGTGGATTGGGCGCATGATGGGGCAAAGGTGAAAGTGGAGCGTATTGTGACCGATGAAAGCGGCCAGACGCTCTACCACGATGTCTTTTGGAGCAATTATCGCCCGTGGGCGGCGCGCTATCTTGTTGGAACTGCGCCCGCGGCGGAAAGTGCGCCCGTGAGCGAAGACGGCGGCGGCGAGCGATAA
- a CDS encoding dihydroorotate dehydrogenase: protein MPTMIDISTDLCGVRLPNPLVLASGILGTSATLLEKAARLGAGAVTAKSAGPQPRKGHANPIIADWGAGLINAVGLPNPGAHHEAHLLAEARQRLRPLGVPLIASIFAGTPDEFAEVARTVLQASPDILELNISCPNVHDDYGEPFAASCAGAVSVVEAVRPVCTVPLFVKLAPNVPNIGRIAADVVAAGADGITAINTMPGMVIDVESGRPLLTNKSGGLSGPAIKPIAVRCIYEIRQSIPADVPIIGTGGVTTGTDAVELLMAGATAVGVGSAVYYRGLDAFRHITDELLAFMQAHDYRHLRDIIGLAHRTG from the coding sequence ATGCCAACCATGATTGACATTTCAACTGACTTGTGCGGCGTGCGGTTGCCCAATCCGCTGGTGCTGGCGAGCGGCATTTTGGGCACCAGCGCCACCTTGCTGGAAAAAGCCGCCCGCCTGGGCGCCGGCGCAGTGACCGCCAAATCCGCCGGACCCCAACCGCGCAAAGGGCACGCCAATCCCATCATCGCCGACTGGGGGGCTGGTCTCATCAACGCGGTGGGCTTGCCCAACCCCGGCGCGCACCATGAAGCCCACCTGCTGGCTGAAGCCCGGCAACGCTTGCGCCCGTTGGGGGTGCCGCTCATCGCGAGTATCTTCGCCGGCACACCCGACGAATTCGCCGAGGTGGCGCGGACTGTGTTGCAGGCGTCGCCGGATATTTTGGAACTCAACATTTCCTGCCCCAACGTCCACGATGACTATGGCGAGCCGTTCGCCGCCAGTTGTGCGGGCGCGGTGAGCGTCGTCGAGGCTGTGCGGCCGGTCTGTACCGTGCCGCTCTTCGTCAAACTCGCCCCCAATGTGCCCAACATTGGGCGGATTGCCGCTGATGTGGTCGCCGCCGGCGCAGACGGCATTACCGCCATCAACACCATGCCCGGCATGGTGATTGACGTCGAAAGCGGACGCCCGCTTTTGACGAACAAGAGTGGCGGACTGAGCGGTCCCGCCATCAAGCCGATTGCTGTGCGATGTATCTACGAAATCCGCCAATCCATCCCCGCCGATGTGCCCATCATCGGCACAGGGGGCGTGACCACCGGCACAGACGCCGTCGAACTGCTCATGGCGGGCGCAACCGCGGTTGGCGTAGGCTCGGCTGTCTACTACCGCGGACTGGACGCTTTCCGCCACATCACCGACGAATTGCTGGCGTTCATGCAAGCGCATGACTACCGCCACTTGCGCGACATCATTGGGCTGGCGCACCGCACCGGGTGA
- the pyrF gene encoding orotidine-5'-phosphate decarboxylase: protein MRDSFFERVAERQERLNTPLCVGLDPRPAWFTPEDHATGNPWLAWGRRLLDAVAEYACCVKPNIAFYEAGGLEALDALRQTIAHAHALGLPVLLDAKRGDIGSTADAYARACYEWLDADAVTLSPYLGEDAVRPFLQDPRRAVFVLCHTSNPAARDVQTLPVYGRPLYEHVARTATAWSDRVGLVVGATYPDAVARVRALAPDAWLLLPGVGAQGGDPVATLHAARQRAIVPVSRAIAAAEDPLNAARTLRDTLRNAQATADTTPPPPAWRDLALALHRIGAIQFGEFTLASGKQSPIYIDLRLMASHPDVLARAAYCYAEHLRTLVYDRIAGIPYAGLPIGTAVALTVNAPFIYPRKEAKTYGRARTIEGAYNAGERVVVVEDLATTGGSALKGVHTLREAGLVVEDVVVLIDRESGARENLAAQGVRLHATMRLRDLLRVLHEAQALDAEMYAAVLRYLES from the coding sequence ATGCGCGATTCATTTTTCGAGCGTGTTGCCGAGCGCCAGGAACGCCTGAACACGCCCTTGTGCGTGGGGCTTGACCCACGTCCCGCCTGGTTCACGCCCGAAGACCATGCCACGGGCAACCCCTGGCTGGCGTGGGGACGTCGTTTGCTCGACGCGGTGGCGGAGTATGCGTGTTGTGTGAAGCCCAACATAGCGTTTTACGAAGCCGGCGGGCTGGAAGCGCTGGATGCCTTGCGCCAAACGATTGCCCACGCCCACGCCCTGGGGCTCCCCGTTCTGCTGGACGCCAAACGTGGCGATATTGGGAGTACCGCCGACGCCTACGCCCGCGCGTGCTACGAATGGCTGGACGCCGACGCGGTGACGCTCAGCCCCTACCTCGGTGAAGACGCGGTCCGCCCCTTCCTGCAAGACCCGCGCCGCGCCGTTTTTGTGCTCTGCCACACCAGCAACCCCGCCGCGCGCGATGTGCAGACGCTCCCGGTCTATGGTCGCCCGCTCTACGAGCATGTGGCGCGCACAGCCACGGCGTGGAGCGACCGCGTTGGCTTGGTGGTAGGCGCTACCTATCCCGACGCGGTGGCGCGTGTGCGCGCGCTTGCCCCCGATGCGTGGTTGCTCTTGCCCGGCGTTGGCGCGCAAGGGGGCGACCCGGTGGCGACGCTGCACGCCGCTCGCCAGCGGGCGATTGTCCCCGTTTCGCGGGCGATTGCCGCCGCCGAAGACCCGCTGAATGCCGCCCGCACCCTGCGCGACACCCTGCGGAACGCCCAGGCGACCGCCGACACAACACCCCCGCCGCCTGCCTGGCGCGACCTTGCGCTGGCGTTGCACCGTATCGGCGCAATTCAGTTTGGCGAATTCACGCTTGCCAGCGGAAAACAATCGCCCATTTACATTGATTTGCGGCTCATGGCGTCGCACCCCGACGTGCTGGCGCGCGCGGCATACTGCTATGCTGAGCATTTGCGCACACTTGTCTACGACCGCATTGCAGGCATTCCCTACGCGGGTTTGCCAATCGGCACGGCGGTGGCGCTCACCGTGAACGCGCCCTTCATCTACCCACGCAAAGAAGCCAAGACCTACGGGCGGGCGCGCACCATTGAAGGCGCCTACAACGCCGGCGAGCGCGTGGTCGTGGTTGAGGATTTGGCGACAACGGGCGGCTCGGCGCTCAAAGGCGTGCACACATTGCGCGAAGCGGGGCTGGTGGTTGAAGATGTGGTGGTGCTCATTGACCGCGAATCGGGGGCGCGTGAGAACCTTGCCGCGCAGGGCGTGCGCCTGCACGCCACCATGCGCCTGCGCGACTTGTTGCGCGTGCTCCACGAAGCCCAGGCGCTCGACGCCGAGATGTACGCCGCCGTCTTGCGCTATCTGGAAAGTTGA
- the pyrB gene encoding aspartate carbamoyltransferase yields MTNQQTLVFDEATIFNNLPGKNAFYQQDILAVSQFNRQKLDYLFALAERMRQVVEARGGIDLLKHRVLAALFYEPSTRTSSSFIAAMERLGGSVIPITQGVQFSSVSKGESLPDTVRTLEQYADVIVLRHPEKGSAATAAHYASVPVINAGDGPGEHPTQALLDLFTILEEMGTIDGLTIAMVGDLRYGRTVHSLTELLLEYNVKLRFVSPEILRMPLDLMNKVRDAGYDVRETYDVHEVIGEADVLYVTRVQKERFTDLAQYEQVKDYYTITPELLAHAKERMVVMHPLPRVGEISYEVDKDPRAAYFRQVRNGLYIRMALLAAVLCRGEA; encoded by the coding sequence ATGACCAACCAGCAGACACTCGTCTTTGATGAAGCCACCATCTTCAACAACCTGCCCGGCAAAAACGCCTTCTACCAGCAAGATATTCTCGCCGTTTCCCAATTCAACCGCCAGAAACTCGACTACCTCTTTGCCCTGGCGGAACGCATGCGCCAGGTGGTGGAAGCGCGCGGGGGGATTGACCTGTTGAAGCACCGCGTGCTGGCGGCGCTTTTCTACGAACCGAGTACACGCACCTCGTCCAGTTTCATCGCGGCAATGGAGCGGCTCGGCGGGAGTGTCATTCCCATCACGCAGGGCGTGCAGTTTTCCAGCGTGAGCAAAGGCGAATCACTGCCCGACACCGTGCGCACCCTGGAGCAGTACGCCGACGTGATTGTCCTGCGCCACCCTGAAAAGGGGAGCGCCGCCACCGCCGCGCACTATGCGAGCGTGCCCGTCATCAACGCGGGGGACGGACCCGGCGAGCACCCCACGCAAGCCCTGCTCGACCTGTTCACCATCCTGGAAGAAATGGGCACGATTGACGGCTTGACCATCGCCATGGTGGGCGATTTGCGCTACGGGCGCACGGTGCACAGCCTGACCGAGTTGCTGCTTGAATACAACGTCAAACTGCGCTTTGTGAGCCCCGAAATCTTGCGCATGCCGCTCGATTTGATGAACAAGGTGCGCGATGCCGGCTACGATGTGCGCGAAACCTACGATGTGCATGAAGTCATCGGCGAAGCGGATGTGCTCTACGTGACGCGCGTGCAGAAAGAACGGTTCACCGACCTGGCGCAGTACGAACAGGTGAAGGATTACTACACCATCACGCCCGAATTGCTGGCGCACGCCAAAGAGCGCATGGTGGTGATGCACCCGCTGCCGCGTGTGGGTGAAATCAGTTATGAAGTGGACAAAGACCCCCGCGCCGCCTACTTCCGCCAGGTGCGCAATGGGCTCTACATTCGCATGGCGTTGCTCGCGGCGGTGCTCTGCCGGGGCGAGGCGTAG
- a CDS encoding amidohydrolase family protein: MRLPGLIDVHVHLREPGGEHKETFATGTAAALAGGVTTVLAMPNTSPPITDAETFALADARARAGARCDYGIFLGATDTNAPLPAALQQRAAGLKIYVNDTFGPLRVESLAVVMRHLRHWRGAGPVAVHAEGLFVPALAALAALTGTHVHFCHVSRAAEIETIRLAKERGFPITCEVTPHHLWLTEDDLPRLGAFGDMRPRLATRADRDALWAHLDVVDCIATDHAPHTIEEKQSPTPPPGVPGLETTLPLLLTAVHEGRLSMEKLIDLTHRRPRAIFNLPAQPDTYVEVDPDAEWVLPEQGWFTKVGWSPFAGMRVRGRVVRTVVRGQTAFEEGRVLALPGTGRNVRDAALH; the protein is encoded by the coding sequence ATGCGTCTTCCTGGATTGATTGATGTGCATGTGCATTTGCGCGAACCGGGCGGCGAGCACAAAGAGACATTCGCCACAGGTACCGCCGCCGCCCTGGCGGGGGGTGTCACCACCGTGTTGGCGATGCCCAACACCTCGCCCCCCATTACTGACGCGGAGACGTTCGCCCTGGCGGACGCTCGCGCACGCGCAGGGGCGCGGTGCGACTATGGCATTTTTCTCGGCGCGACGGACACCAACGCGCCGTTGCCTGCCGCGTTGCAACAACGCGCCGCCGGGCTGAAAATCTACGTCAACGATACGTTTGGACCGCTGCGCGTTGAATCGTTGGCGGTGGTGATGCGCCACCTGCGCCACTGGCGCGGTGCTGGACCTGTTGCGGTGCATGCGGAGGGGCTTTTTGTGCCCGCTCTGGCGGCGTTGGCGGCGCTCACCGGGACGCATGTCCACTTTTGCCACGTGAGCCGCGCCGCTGAAATTGAGACGATTCGGTTGGCAAAGGAGCGCGGTTTTCCCATCACGTGCGAAGTGACGCCCCATCACCTCTGGCTGACGGAAGATGACCTGCCCCGTTTGGGCGCGTTCGGCGATATGCGCCCCCGCTTGGCAACACGCGCCGACCGCGATGCGTTGTGGGCGCATTTGGATGTGGTGGATTGTATCGCCACCGACCACGCACCGCACACCATCGAAGAAAAACAAAGCCCCACGCCGCCGCCCGGCGTGCCGGGGTTGGAAACCACACTCCCCTTGCTGCTGACCGCCGTCCATGAGGGGCGGCTTTCCATGGAAAAACTGATTGACCTGACGCACCGACGCCCGCGCGCCATCTTCAACCTGCCGGCGCAACCCGACACCTATGTCGAAGTTGACCCCGACGCCGAATGGGTGCTCCCCGAACAAGGCTGGTTCACCAAAGTGGGGTGGTCGCCCTTTGCCGGCATGCGCGTGCGTGGGCGGGTCGTGCGGACTGTTGTGCGCGGGCAAACCGCGTTCGAGGAAGGGCGCGTGCTGGCGCTTCCGGGGACTGGGCGAAACGTGCGCGATGCCGCACTACACTAA
- a CDS encoding helix-turn-helix domain-containing protein yields the protein MKRIGEVSAELDVSPHTIRRWVETFGAFLSPHARQTHRYTDEDIAVLRTIARLRREGRSFDAITEALRDAEPSSPASLARTTTPDDEAWQQVLAHVQETHHTLLNTQLANRDLLAVIVQDNFALKEENARLRRRMQALEEELSRLKESDWNHRLSLEERLALLERQLEASKPWWKRLLGR from the coding sequence ATGAAGCGCATTGGAGAAGTTTCAGCCGAATTGGACGTTTCACCTCACACCATCCGCCGCTGGGTGGAAACGTTTGGCGCTTTTCTGAGCCCGCACGCCCGCCAAACCCACCGCTACACGGATGAAGATATCGCCGTTTTGCGCACGATTGCCCGCCTGCGCCGCGAGGGGCGCTCATTCGACGCCATCACCGAAGCCCTGCGCGACGCCGAGCCTTCATCGCCGGCTTCGCTGGCGCGCACCACCACGCCGGACGACGAGGCTTGGCAACAGGTGTTGGCGCACGTGCAGGAAACCCACCACACCTTGCTGAACACGCAACTGGCAAACCGCGATTTGCTGGCGGTCATCGTGCAAGATAACTTCGCGCTGAAAGAGGAAAACGCCCGCCTGCGGCGGCGCATGCAAGCCCTGGAAGAAGAGTTGAGTCGCCTCAAAGAAAGCGACTGGAACCATCGCCTTTCGTTGGAAGAGCGCTTGGCGCTTCTGGAACGCCAACTTGAAGCGTCCAAACCCTGGTGGAAACGACTGTTGGGACGCTGA
- a CDS encoding CvpA family protein, with amino-acid sequence MWMDIILLLILITSMLAGFSQGTVWQLINIGALYFGVSVAAGYYTRVTRLMRKYLGPSDTLTRDTIVFLAIVFGIWGAIMLASRYSFRGVNIKTGRTLDQLGGMVIGLVVGFVWCLLLLLVLGFITSVPWPQYDGARMFIVNGLRHSFLRPFILSLLPLLVEVISPWIPGGTPPIFTTIFSVIR; translated from the coding sequence ATGTGGATGGACATCATCCTTCTGCTCATTCTCATTACTTCAATGCTTGCCGGCTTCTCGCAAGGCACGGTCTGGCAACTCATCAACATTGGCGCGCTCTACTTCGGCGTGAGTGTCGCGGCGGGCTATTACACGCGCGTCACGCGCCTCATGCGCAAATACCTCGGACCGTCTGACACGCTCACCCGCGATACCATTGTGTTTCTGGCGATTGTGTTTGGTATCTGGGGCGCGATTATGCTCGCCTCGCGGTACAGTTTTCGCGGCGTGAACATCAAAACCGGCCGCACACTCGACCAACTTGGCGGGATGGTGATTGGGCTGGTGGTTGGTTTCGTCTGGTGCTTGCTGTTGTTGCTGGTGCTCGGGTTTATCACCAGCGTCCCCTGGCCCCAGTACGACGGGGCGCGCATGTTCATTGTCAACGGGCTGCGCCATTCGTTCCTGCGCCCCTTCATCCTCAGCCTGCTTCCGCTGCTGGTTGAGGTGATTTCGCCCTGGATTCCAGGCGGTACACCACCCATCTTCACAACGATTTTCAGCGTCATTCGCTAA